One window of the Labilibaculum sp. genome contains the following:
- a CDS encoding triple tyrosine motif-containing protein: MKRISIIFLLISLTGFFAFSGVKNNGIPFIKNFSRSHYKGGTQNWDIAQTPNGLLYFANNEGVLEFDGNNWRVIPMPNNSVVRSLAVDSLGQVFVGAYNEFGYLKPDNQGKLSYHSLVDLLPDNDRKFDEVWQIFPYKKGILFHSFQKIFYYRDGAISQIQNENEFHFSFLVGDQFFVRDQKKGLCVLDGRSLDVVKGGELFVDKEVVSLLPFSNNLILIATALDGLFLYDGTQMTSWNNELSQKLKTDQVYTGMSLGNSKFAFGTVRNGVYIINKEGQIIQNINTEKGLQNNTVLSLFLDQKENLWVGLDNGIDYLEISSPLTIFPKDKDLGAGYASIYHDGYLYLGTNTGLFARKYDFSRGLSNGEEAFELVKNTSGQVWHLQVVDGELICGHNKGTFSIDKKVGKLISDIAGGWNYIYKKEFPNVMIGGTYKGLVLYQKSKQTNNKWKFVKRIEGFNESCREMVWNDDNTIWMCHGYKGVYRLVLNEDLDKCTKYRFYGVEDGFKSNLGIDVHKLRDDIVFSTSNGFYKYVAESDQFEVYQSLNNIFDSEEPVNKLFEQKNGDVWFFQAENVGLLKSQVDNSYEMLKKPFAPLKSSFIGAFENVTVVDKENVLFGNEDGFVHYDPTVVKKYNDPFQTIIREVRISGKTDSVIYYGTYSNANAIQFDSDNENRIELPYKSNAIRFKYSAPQFSNPELVQYQCQLIGFDEIPSLWVNNSQKEYTNLPEGEYVFEVVSENQYGVKSAKDTFYFTILPPWYRSHTAFAIYILFALFCIYAIIIIIRYRIKYLQNQLKKKQEEELRLKEQKFREEALIAEKEIVQLRNDKLHSEVEFKTRELAGSTMNIIHKNEVLSYSVGELKKALKKIKDPTALVQVRQLMKTIDAEFNSEQDWEQFEVHFDQVHEDFLKRLRVLHPQLTPKDLRICAYLRMNLSSKEIAPLMNISVRGVEISRYRLRKKFNIAREENLIDFILKV; the protein is encoded by the coding sequence TTGAAAAGAATTTCAATTATTTTCCTTTTAATTTCCCTTACCGGTTTTTTCGCTTTTTCAGGAGTGAAGAACAATGGGATTCCTTTTATAAAAAATTTCTCCCGAAGTCATTACAAAGGAGGAACTCAGAACTGGGACATTGCACAAACACCCAATGGGTTGCTTTATTTTGCTAATAATGAGGGAGTATTGGAATTTGATGGAAACAATTGGCGTGTGATTCCAATGCCCAATAATTCAGTTGTTCGTTCGTTGGCAGTAGATAGTTTGGGGCAGGTATTTGTTGGTGCATATAACGAATTTGGATATTTAAAGCCCGATAATCAAGGGAAGTTGAGCTATCATTCTCTCGTTGATCTTTTGCCTGATAATGATCGGAAATTTGATGAAGTTTGGCAGATCTTCCCCTATAAAAAAGGTATTCTATTTCATTCGTTTCAAAAAATATTCTATTATAGAGATGGTGCAATTTCACAAATTCAGAATGAAAATGAATTTCATTTTAGTTTTCTTGTTGGGGATCAGTTTTTTGTAAGAGATCAAAAAAAAGGACTTTGTGTGCTCGATGGAAGATCTTTAGATGTAGTGAAAGGAGGTGAGTTATTCGTTGATAAGGAGGTTGTTAGTTTGCTTCCCTTTTCGAATAATCTGATTTTAATTGCTACGGCATTAGACGGTTTGTTTCTGTATGATGGTACTCAGATGACTTCATGGAACAATGAGCTTAGTCAAAAATTAAAAACTGATCAGGTATATACAGGAATGTCACTTGGGAATTCAAAATTTGCTTTTGGAACGGTTCGGAATGGTGTTTATATCATTAACAAGGAAGGACAAATAATACAAAATATCAATACTGAAAAAGGGTTACAGAACAATACCGTTTTAAGTCTGTTTTTGGATCAAAAAGAAAATTTATGGGTTGGATTGGATAATGGAATCGATTATTTGGAAATTAGTTCTCCTCTTACCATTTTTCCAAAAGATAAAGATCTTGGAGCAGGTTATGCATCAATATATCATGATGGGTATTTGTATCTGGGAACCAACACTGGATTATTTGCCCGGAAATATGATTTTTCGAGGGGCTTAAGCAATGGAGAAGAGGCTTTCGAATTGGTTAAGAATACCTCGGGACAAGTATGGCATTTGCAAGTAGTTGACGGGGAGCTTATTTGCGGACATAATAAAGGAACATTTAGTATTGATAAAAAGGTAGGAAAATTGATTTCTGATATAGCCGGAGGGTGGAATTACATTTATAAAAAAGAGTTTCCGAATGTAATGATTGGTGGAACCTATAAAGGTTTAGTACTTTATCAGAAATCGAAACAAACGAATAATAAATGGAAATTTGTTAAAAGAATTGAAGGTTTCAATGAATCATGCAGAGAAATGGTTTGGAATGATGACAATACGATTTGGATGTGTCATGGTTACAAAGGCGTGTATCGTTTGGTCTTAAATGAAGATTTGGATAAATGTACAAAGTACAGATTTTATGGAGTAGAAGATGGCTTTAAGTCAAACCTGGGTATTGATGTCCACAAACTTCGTGATGATATTGTTTTTTCAACCAGCAATGGTTTTTATAAATATGTTGCAGAATCTGATCAATTTGAAGTGTATCAGTCTTTAAATAATATATTTGACAGCGAAGAACCAGTGAATAAATTATTTGAGCAAAAAAATGGTGATGTCTGGTTTTTTCAAGCTGAAAATGTAGGTTTATTAAAATCACAAGTAGACAACTCATATGAAATGCTGAAAAAGCCATTCGCTCCCTTAAAATCATCTTTTATTGGAGCTTTTGAGAATGTTACGGTTGTTGATAAGGAAAATGTATTATTTGGGAATGAGGATGGATTTGTTCATTATGATCCTACAGTTGTGAAAAAATACAATGATCCATTTCAGACTATCATTAGAGAAGTTCGTATAAGTGGGAAAACAGATTCTGTTATTTATTATGGAACTTATTCCAATGCCAATGCAATTCAATTTGACTCGGATAATGAAAATAGAATTGAATTACCTTATAAAAGCAATGCCATTCGATTCAAATATTCTGCGCCTCAATTTAGCAACCCGGAATTAGTTCAATATCAATGTCAATTAATTGGATTTGATGAAATTCCATCATTATGGGTAAATAATTCTCAAAAAGAGTATACTAATCTTCCCGAGGGAGAATATGTATTTGAAGTAGTTTCCGAGAATCAATATGGAGTTAAATCAGCCAAGGATACATTTTATTTTACCATTCTTCCTCCTTGGTATCGCTCTCATACAGCATTTGCTATTTATATTCTATTTGCACTGTTCTGCATTTACGCTATCATTATTATTATAAGATATCGAATTAAGTATTTGCAAAATCAGTTAAAAAAGAAACAGGAAGAAGAGCTGAGATTAAAGGAACAAAAGTTTAGGGAAGAGGCACTAATTGCCGAAAAGGAGATTGTACAACTACGGAATGATAAATTGCATAGCGAAGTTGAATTTAAAACCCGTGAATTAGCCGGTTCAACTATGAATATCATTCATAAAAACGAGGTGCTTTCCTATTCGGTAGGAGAACTAAAAAAAGCCCTGAAAAAGATTAAAGATCCAACAGCACTTGTTCAAGTAAGGCAATTAATGAAAACTATAGATGCTGAATTCAATAGCGAGCAGGATTGGGAGCAGTTCGAAGTACATTTTGATCAGGTACACGAAGATTTCCTGAAAAGATTACGAGTGTTGCATCCGCAATTAACACCAAAAGATTTACGAATTTGTGCTTATTTAAGAATGAACCTATCGTCAAAAGAAATTGCTCCGCTGATGAATATTTCTGTTCGTGGAGTAGAAATAAGCCGGTATCGTTTGCGGAAAAAATTTAATATTGCACGGGAAGAAAATTTAATTGATTTTATTTTGAAAGTATAA
- the trxB gene encoding thioredoxin-disulfide reductase, translating to MESKENIERVKCLIIGSGPAGYTAGIYASRANLNPVVYEGLQPGGQLTTTTEIDNFPGYPEGVTGTVMMGELKKQAERFGCDCRWGIVTQVNLNERPFKLKVDGNKDIEADSVIIATGATAKYLGLESEEKFRGSGVSACATCDGFFYRGKDVAVVGGGDTACEEASYLAGLCRKVYLIVRKDFLRASKAMQERVFKTANIEILFEHSTKELTGQNGVEGCILISKSGTPMEKEVKIAIDGFFLAIGHHPNSDVFSDYIDTNEQGYILTQPGTPMTNIKGVFACGDVQDPNYRQAITSAASGCQAAIEAERYLAGMN from the coding sequence ATGGAAAGTAAAGAGAATATAGAAAGAGTAAAGTGTTTGATAATTGGTTCGGGACCAGCAGGCTATACTGCCGGAATTTACGCATCAAGAGCAAATTTAAATCCTGTTGTTTATGAAGGTTTGCAGCCAGGCGGACAATTAACCACAACTACTGAAATTGATAATTTCCCGGGATATCCAGAAGGAGTAACTGGAACTGTAATGATGGGCGAACTAAAAAAACAAGCCGAACGATTTGGCTGCGATTGCCGCTGGGGTATTGTTACTCAAGTAAATTTGAACGAACGGCCGTTTAAATTAAAAGTAGATGGGAATAAAGATATTGAAGCCGATTCGGTAATTATAGCTACAGGAGCTACGGCTAAATATTTGGGTTTAGAGAGCGAAGAAAAATTTAGAGGTTCGGGTGTTTCAGCCTGTGCTACCTGCGATGGTTTTTTCTACAGAGGAAAAGATGTTGCAGTTGTAGGCGGTGGCGATACAGCCTGCGAAGAGGCTTCTTACTTAGCTGGCTTGTGCAGAAAGGTTTACCTAATTGTCCGCAAAGATTTTTTAAGAGCATCGAAAGCAATGCAGGAAAGAGTATTTAAAACAGCGAACATTGAAATTTTATTCGAACACTCTACTAAGGAGTTAACAGGACAAAATGGGGTAGAAGGCTGTATATTAATTAGTAAATCCGGTACTCCAATGGAAAAAGAAGTGAAAATTGCTATTGATGGATTCTTTTTGGCTATTGGTCATCATCCCAATTCAGATGTATTCTCTGATTATATTGATACAAATGAACAAGGTTATATTCTAACTCAGCCAGGCACTCCAATGACAAACATTAAAGGAGTTTTTGCCTGTGGCGACGTACAAGACCCAAATTACCGGCAGGCAATAACATCAGCAGCATCAGGATGTCAGGCTGCTATTGAGGCAGAAAGATATCTGGCTGGAATGAACTAG
- a CDS encoding RagB/SusD family nutrient uptake outer membrane protein, with translation MKKIIYILLFAVTLMGCENYLDKSPVTEQTEESFYRTEDDMYRALIAAYEPLQRNWGESLQITMDIVSDDAYGGGGSATDGVSGKRADRGLTTSSEGMWSAMWNDHYAGVYGANIFLEKVDASEMSEELKIQFKGEALFLRAYYYSNLVRLFENIPLITKTLATSEYSQVAAPVDEVYAQIANDLETSITYLKDVTYSNDEKGRVTEWAPRALLARMYLFYDGVYGSGNASSTMPGDVTGSDVLNYLNEIITNSGADLLPDFGNLWGHADVTNSWVENSIEGIFEVQFSNQGEGWQWYNAPFDIGNKMVVFVGPRGTNADSEYYSGWGFSPATQQLYDSYQDGDLRRDFTLLDMVEELGAGNFEEADQYTGYLNKKYAGLKSQVPDVGQEQLNFPQNYISIRYADVLLMAAEMEFHIGSNATAAIHYNKVRGRAFESYSPVSSVTLDQIFEERKLEFALEGIRYWDLLRRGMPVLESAVNATNLGGIYDSAVNSAAKGFWPIPSTEIALSNFVLEQNDGY, from the coding sequence ATGAAAAAGATAATTTATATCCTTCTTTTTGCTGTTACTTTAATGGGCTGTGAAAACTATCTCGATAAGAGCCCTGTAACCGAACAGACAGAAGAAAGTTTCTATCGTACGGAAGACGATATGTATAGAGCATTAATTGCAGCATATGAACCATTGCAAAGAAACTGGGGCGAGAGCCTGCAAATAACCATGGATATTGTTTCGGATGATGCTTATGGCGGAGGTGGTTCTGCAACTGATGGTGTTTCCGGAAAGAGAGCAGACAGAGGATTGACCACCTCTTCAGAGGGTATGTGGAGTGCTATGTGGAACGATCATTACGCTGGTGTTTACGGCGCAAATATCTTTTTGGAAAAGGTTGATGCTTCGGAAATGTCGGAAGAATTAAAGATACAATTCAAAGGCGAGGCTCTTTTCTTGAGAGCTTACTACTATTCCAATTTAGTTCGTCTGTTTGAGAATATTCCTTTAATAACCAAAACTCTTGCAACTTCGGAATATTCACAAGTTGCGGCTCCTGTAGATGAAGTGTATGCTCAAATCGCAAACGATTTGGAAACTTCAATCACTTATTTAAAAGATGTTACTTACAGTAATGACGAAAAAGGTAGAGTTACAGAGTGGGCTCCAAGAGCTTTATTAGCCAGGATGTACCTTTTTTATGATGGCGTATATGGTAGTGGTAATGCAAGTTCTACAATGCCTGGTGATGTTACCGGTTCGGATGTTTTAAACTATTTAAATGAAATTATCACGAATAGCGGTGCTGATCTTTTACCTGACTTTGGAAATCTTTGGGGACATGCTGATGTCACTAATTCATGGGTTGAAAATTCCATAGAAGGTATTTTTGAGGTACAATTCTCAAACCAAGGTGAAGGATGGCAATGGTATAACGCTCCTTTTGATATTGGTAATAAAATGGTTGTATTTGTAGGTCCTCGAGGAACTAATGCTGATTCTGAATATTATTCTGGATGGGGATTCTCTCCGGCAACACAGCAACTTTACGATTCTTACCAAGATGGTGATCTTCGACGTGATTTCACACTCCTTGATATGGTAGAAGAATTGGGCGCAGGTAATTTTGAAGAAGCTGATCAGTATACAGGCTATTTGAATAAAAAGTATGCAGGCCTTAAAAGCCAGGTTCCTGATGTTGGACAAGAGCAACTGAATTTTCCTCAGAATTACATTTCAATACGTTATGCTGATGTTTTACTGATGGCTGCTGAAATGGAATTTCATATCGGATCGAATGCAACAGCTGCAATTCACTACAATAAGGTTAGAGGACGTGCTTTTGAGTCTTATTCTCCTGTTAGTTCAGTAACACTTGATCAAATTTTTGAAGAAAGAAAGTTAGAGTTTGCATTGGAAGGAATCAGATATTGGGATTTACTTAGAAGAGGTATGCCTGTACTTGAAAGTGCTGTTAATGCAACAAATTTAGGTGGTATTTATGATTCAGCTGTTAATTCCGCAGCCAAAGGGTTTTGGCCAATTCCTTCAACAGAAATTGCACTTTCGAATTTTGTTTTAGAGCAAAACGATGGTTATTAG
- a CDS encoding TonB-dependent receptor, which translates to MTTFAQGHAVTGVVSSAEDGTPIPFASVVVKGTTIGTSTDFDGKYSIEVDEDDIIVFSMVGFSTQEFRVGTQEVINVIMVTDNMGLDEVVVIGYGVQKKSSVTGSISSVKAEDIQKMPIQRAEQALQGQVSGVQVTMDSGQPGASLSVNIRGIGTTGNSQPLYIIDGNPVGDISYLASTDIGSMEVLKDASASAIYGARGANGVVIITTKQGTQGAAKLSYDGYYGIQNAWRQMDVLNAQDYAMIINESLLNAGKNSSSPDWIQDSEIAGIGSGTDWQDQIFRKNAPIQSHTLSLNGGTDKILYSTALSYFSQDGIVSEDKSSYERVNFRVKGDYTSYDKKLKVGTSMVYSHYTSQGVDPNNVYNSPLARAINIDPIAVVKNENGEFGRPIRNMQEIVNPVAGMYYLNDEYKTDKIVGNLYAEYKVVDHVKVKTSLGIDYAYQWHDVYTPIYELSTITKNDKTMVSKTMNNWYSTNWETTINYNNTFGEHEIDVIAGTTAMTSNYENLSGSGSELIIGGLDYAYIDNVGNIESKSSGGTFDSNSLLSLFGRANYSFKDRYMASITVRRDGSSRFGPNDRYAIFPSISTGWIMSEEDFLKEKLGPVTFVKIRASWGQNGNENIGNFRYLSSIANNHNYNFNAGTVVNGSSPSKIANPDLKWETSEQTDIGLDIRFGSNFYMNLDYYDKRTKDLLIDAPIPGYVGNSAPTVNGGTVQNRGFEALLGYNGKSNDFSYGATLNFSANKNKMLKINNDEGIIYGNVNIGPSGMKNLTIAKEGEPIGYFWGWETNGIYQNQAQIDANGTHQPSATPGDLIYVDQNKDGKMDDADRINLGDPHPDFTVGLNLNFAYKNFDLSMFWYGVFGNQIIDATRRYDLPNANYQTSVLDRWTGEGSTNSTPKVSWSDNNNNQGNFSDYMVEDADYLRLKNLQIGYSLPKSVLDKLHIEKFRIYVSGDNLLTFTEYSGLEPEIGNNENVFYTGVDQGIYPQARVFSIGANITF; encoded by the coding sequence ATGACAACGTTCGCGCAAGGGCATGCTGTGACTGGTGTCGTTTCCTCGGCAGAGGATGGTACACCCATACCATTTGCTTCGGTAGTGGTAAAAGGAACAACTATTGGAACTTCAACAGATTTTGATGGAAAATACTCTATTGAAGTTGATGAAGACGATATAATTGTGTTTTCGATGGTTGGTTTTTCCACGCAGGAGTTTCGTGTGGGAACACAAGAAGTGATCAATGTTATAATGGTCACAGATAATATGGGCTTGGATGAAGTAGTTGTTATTGGTTATGGTGTTCAGAAAAAGAGCTCTGTAACAGGTTCTATATCATCGGTAAAGGCAGAGGATATTCAAAAGATGCCAATTCAACGTGCGGAGCAAGCTCTGCAAGGACAGGTTTCAGGTGTACAGGTAACAATGGATTCAGGTCAGCCAGGTGCAAGCTTGTCTGTCAATATTAGAGGAATTGGTACCACCGGGAATTCACAGCCGCTTTATATTATTGATGGCAATCCAGTAGGCGATATTTCTTACTTGGCTTCTACCGATATTGGAAGTATGGAGGTTTTGAAAGATGCTTCGGCTTCAGCTATTTATGGTGCAAGGGGTGCGAATGGAGTTGTAATTATTACCACAAAACAAGGAACTCAAGGAGCTGCAAAGCTTTCTTACGATGGTTACTATGGTATTCAGAATGCATGGAGACAAATGGATGTTTTGAATGCACAGGATTACGCCATGATTATTAATGAATCATTATTGAATGCTGGTAAAAACAGTTCTTCACCTGATTGGATTCAGGATTCTGAAATTGCAGGTATTGGTTCAGGAACAGACTGGCAAGATCAAATATTCAGAAAAAATGCGCCAATACAAAGTCATACCTTGTCTTTGAACGGTGGTACTGATAAAATTTTGTATTCAACTGCTCTATCTTACTTTAGTCAGGATGGTATTGTATCAGAAGATAAATCGAGCTATGAACGTGTTAACTTCCGTGTAAAGGGTGATTATACCTCTTACGATAAGAAGTTAAAAGTCGGAACATCAATGGTGTATTCTCATTATACTTCTCAAGGAGTAGATCCTAACAATGTTTATAATTCGCCATTGGCTCGGGCTATAAATATTGATCCTATCGCTGTGGTTAAGAATGAGAATGGAGAATTTGGAAGACCTATTCGTAACATGCAGGAAATTGTTAATCCTGTTGCCGGAATGTACTATTTAAATGATGAATACAAAACGGACAAAATTGTAGGTAATCTTTATGCAGAATACAAAGTTGTTGATCATGTAAAAGTGAAAACATCATTAGGTATTGATTACGCATACCAATGGCATGATGTTTATACTCCAATTTACGAATTGAGTACAATCACCAAGAACGATAAAACCATGGTGAGTAAAACCATGAACAACTGGTACAGCACCAACTGGGAAACAACAATCAATTACAACAATACTTTCGGAGAGCACGAGATTGATGTAATTGCAGGAACTACAGCAATGACAAGCAATTATGAGAATCTAAGTGGTAGTGGAAGCGAATTGATTATTGGTGGTCTTGATTATGCTTACATTGATAATGTTGGAAATATAGAAAGTAAATCGTCGGGAGGAACCTTTGACTCAAATTCTTTATTGTCTTTGTTCGGGCGTGCCAATTATAGTTTCAAAGATCGATATATGGCATCGATTACTGTTCGTCGTGATGGTTCATCTCGATTCGGACCAAATGATCGTTATGCTATTTTCCCTTCAATTTCTACTGGTTGGATCATGTCTGAAGAGGATTTTTTAAAGGAAAAATTAGGTCCGGTCACTTTTGTCAAAATAAGAGCAAGTTGGGGGCAAAATGGAAACGAAAATATCGGTAATTTCAGGTATTTATCTTCAATAGCGAACAATCACAATTATAATTTTAATGCAGGTACTGTTGTTAATGGTTCTTCTCCTTCCAAGATTGCCAATCCAGACCTTAAGTGGGAAACTTCAGAACAAACTGACATAGGTCTTGATATCCGTTTTGGTTCTAATTTTTACATGAATTTGGATTACTACGATAAAAGAACAAAAGACCTTTTGATTGATGCGCCAATTCCAGGATATGTTGGAAATAGTGCTCCAACCGTTAACGGAGGAACTGTTCAAAACAGAGGTTTCGAAGCATTATTAGGATACAATGGTAAATCCAATGATTTTTCTTATGGAGCAACTCTTAACTTTTCGGCGAACAAAAACAAAATGTTGAAGATCAATAATGATGAAGGGATTATTTACGGTAATGTAAATATTGGTCCTTCAGGAATGAAAAATCTGACCATTGCAAAAGAAGGCGAGCCTATTGGTTACTTCTGGGGATGGGAAACAAATGGGATCTACCAAAATCAAGCTCAAATTGATGCAAATGGAACCCATCAACCAAGTGCTACTCCTGGTGATTTAATTTATGTTGATCAAAACAAGGATGGTAAAATGGATGATGCTGATAGAATCAATTTAGGGGATCCACATCCTGATTTCACTGTTGGTTTAAATCTAAATTTCGCCTATAAGAATTTCGATTTAAGTATGTTTTGGTATGGTGTTTTTGGAAATCAGATTATTGACGCTACCCGTCGTTACGATTTGCCGAATGCGAATTACCAAACATCAGTATTGGACCGCTGGACTGGAGAGGGTTCTACAAATTCGACACCTAAAGTGTCTTGGAGCGATAATAACAATAATCAAGGTAATTTCTCCGACTACATGGTTGAAGATGCAGATTATTTAAGACTTAAAAATCTTCAGATTGGATACTCTTTACCAAAATCGGTATTAGACAAATTGCATATTGAGAAATTTAGAATTTATGTTTCAGGTGATAATTTATTAACATTTACTGAGTATTCCGGATTGGAACCTGAAATTGGAAATAACGAAAATGTATTCTATACAGGTGTAGATCAGGGTATTTATCCTCAAGCCAGAGTTTTTTCAATAGGTGCTAATATTACTTTCTAA
- a CDS encoding L-serine ammonia-lyase, iron-sulfur-dependent, subunit alpha — translation MKEVYLQKLKEEFVPALGCTEPVAVAYAAAKAREILNQIPERIEFHVSGNIFKNGMGVGIPGSGMVGLTIAGALGALGGNPMAGLEVLDRISPDIVELAQTFVSQGKVQVDVKYGVAKLYIECICFKGENTGRVVIQDRHTNVVLAERNGSIIYSSTSESVKDTGISMKDWNFSSIYEFINTVDIADIAFIEKGVKLNKSIAEEGLKGNYGLQVGKSMMINIRKGILKEDLMSRSIMLTAAASDARMAGSAMPVMSNCGSGNQGISVTLPVVVAAEEFKVSHEKLLRALALALLVTIYMKSFVGQLSALCGVLLSTAGAGCGITYIMGGDFKQMGMTLQNMTGGVTGMICDGAKYGCSHKIAASVSAAIQSSLLAMNHNCLNGMNGIVDDNVEATIRNIGRLANEGMEVTDEVILKTMLEKMKKVS, via the coding sequence ATGAAGGAAGTTTACCTACAAAAACTAAAAGAAGAGTTTGTTCCGGCACTTGGGTGTACGGAACCGGTAGCGGTGGCTTATGCTGCAGCAAAAGCACGAGAGATCTTGAACCAAATTCCCGAGCGAATTGAATTTCACGTAAGTGGAAACATTTTTAAGAATGGAATGGGAGTTGGAATTCCAGGTTCGGGTATGGTTGGTTTAACGATTGCAGGGGCTTTGGGTGCTTTGGGAGGAAATCCTATGGCAGGATTAGAAGTTCTGGATAGAATTAGTCCTGACATTGTTGAATTGGCGCAAACCTTTGTGAGCCAAGGAAAAGTTCAGGTAGATGTAAAATATGGTGTGGCTAAACTGTACATCGAATGCATCTGCTTTAAGGGTGAAAATACAGGTCGTGTTGTGATTCAGGATCGACACACAAATGTGGTTTTAGCTGAACGAAATGGAAGTATTATTTACAGCAGTACTTCTGAATCGGTAAAAGATACCGGTATTAGTATGAAAGACTGGAACTTTAGTAGTATTTATGAGTTTATCAATACCGTTGACATAGCCGATATCGCTTTCATTGAAAAAGGAGTAAAGCTTAATAAGTCCATCGCAGAGGAAGGTTTAAAGGGAAATTACGGACTTCAGGTGGGTAAATCGATGATGATTAATATCCGGAAAGGAATCCTTAAGGAGGATTTAATGAGCCGGTCCATAATGCTTACAGCCGCCGCTTCAGATGCAAGAATGGCAGGCAGTGCAATGCCTGTGATGTCTAATTGTGGCAGCGGAAACCAGGGAATAAGTGTTACCCTGCCTGTGGTTGTTGCCGCAGAGGAATTTAAAGTGAGTCATGAGAAATTACTAAGAGCTTTGGCTTTGGCATTATTGGTTACCATTTACATGAAATCTTTTGTAGGTCAGTTATCGGCACTTTGTGGCGTATTATTGTCTACTGCCGGTGCAGGATGTGGAATTACTTACATTATGGGAGGTGATTTTAAACAAATGGGGATGACATTACAGAATATGACAGGGGGTGTAACCGGTATGATTTGTGATGGCGCAAAGTATGGTTGTTCGCATAAAATTGCGGCAAGCGTAAGTGCCGCAATTCAATCATCATTATTAGCTATGAATCACAATTGTTTGAATGGAATGAATGGTATTGTTGATGATAATGTGGAAGCTACTATTCGGAATATTGGTCGTTTGGCAAATGAGGGAATGGAAGTAACCGACGAGGTGATTCTTAAGACCATGTTGGAAAAGATGAAGAAAGTTTCTTAA